In one Hypomesus transpacificus isolate Combined female chromosome 18, fHypTra1, whole genome shotgun sequence genomic region, the following are encoded:
- the adora1b gene encoding adenosine receptor A1b — translation MPEALAPSQALYIGMEVVIAVASVIGNVMVVWAVKINKSLRDTTFCFIVSLALADIAVGALVIPLAITISIGLQTHFYSCLLVACTVLVLTQSSILALLAIAIDRYLRVKIPTSYKRLVTPRRAGVAVVVCWTVAFIVGLTPMLGWNNLWRLQQQNGSLDSDLVITCQFENVISMDYMVYFNFFGWVLPPLVVMLLIYAEIFYMIHKQLNKKVNSHADPNKYYDKELKLAKSLALVLFLFAISWLPLHILNCITLFCPACHKPMFLLYIAILLTHGNSAVNPIVYAFRIKKFRTAFLKIWKQYVCCKEGPAIETQPSERKEIPDPHTDPLQPPQKEVMKQDPAQKPALQAQNGDPSPTGKESLDMLEQKKI, via the exons ATGCCTGAAGCACTTGCGCCATCCCAAGCACTCTATATAGGAATGGAAGTGGTTATTGCCGTGGCATCGGTTATAGGAAATGTGATGGTGGTTTGGGCGGTGAAAATTAATAAGTCGTTGAGAGATACGACGTTCTGTTTCATCGTTTCCCTGGCACTAGCGGATATTGCAGTGGGAGCACTCGTCATACCTTTGGCCATAACAATTAGCATCGGACTTCAAACTCACTTTTATAGCTGCCTGCTCGTGGCGTGCACGGTTCTGGTCCTGACGCAAAGTTCTATCCTTGCGCTTCTAGCCATTGCCATTGACCGCTATCTTAGGGTCAAGATTCCAACCAG ctaCAAACGGTTGGTGACCCCCCGGCGGGCGGGGGTGGCGGTGGTAGTGTGCTGGACGGTGGCTTTCATTGTGGGTCTCACCCCCATGCTGGGCTGGAACAACCTGTGGCGGCTACAGCAACAGAACGGCTCGCTGGACTCTGACCTGGTTATCACCTGCCAGTTTGAGAACGTCATCAGCATGGACTACATGGTCTACTTCAACTTCTTTGGCTGGGTGCTCCCTCCGTTGGTGGTCATGTTGCTCATCTACGCTGAGATCTTCTACATGATCCACAAGCAGCTCAACAAGAAGGTCAACAGCCACGCCGATCCCAACAAATACTACGACAAGGAGTTGAAGCTGGCCAAGTCACTAGCGCTCGTCCTCTTCCTGTTCGCCATCAGCTGGctccccctccacatcctcaACTGCATCACGCTCTTCTGTCCGGCCTGCCACAAACCCATGTTCCTCCTCTACATTGCCATCCTGCTCACCCACGGCAACTCGGCTGTCAACCCCATTGTTTACGCCTTCCGTATCAAAAAGTTCCGCACAGCCTTCCTCAAAATCTGGAAGCAGTACGTTTGTTGCAAGGAAGGACCGGCTATCGAAACCCAGCCAAGCGAGAGGAAGGAGATACCAGATCCCCACACAGACCCACTGCAACCTCCGCAGAAGGAGGTCATGAAACAGGATCCGGCCCAGAAACCCGCACTGCAGGCCCAGAATGGTGACCCGTCTCCAACAGGCAAAGAATCACTGGACATGCTGGAGCAGAAAAAGATCTAG